A genomic segment from Brachyhypopomus gauderio isolate BG-103 unplaced genomic scaffold, BGAUD_0.2 sc52, whole genome shotgun sequence encodes:
- the slc16a13 gene encoding monocarboxylate transporter 13, with translation MAKHQEQTEKQQRSLQAEEAPDGGWGWVVVGVLFTSSALVFGLIRSLGVFFVEFVQYFEESAQAVSWITSIGVAMQQLLSPAGTAACNAYGARPVVMMGGFLSGLGLILASQAATLTHLYLTMGVISGTGWALVFTPTIASVMQYFTCRRSLAMGLGFTGVGLSSFAFSPLFQYLVETYTWRGALLILGGLSLNIVACGALIRPLGAPRGMATAECSSGPTGCVSLISRACEYFELSLLSRRGFLTYSLAVTCFNAGYFIPYVHLVAHSRLVGFSEYQAAFLISATGVTDIVGRVVSGWASDLRRVRLLHMLAIWSGLLGLFLPLLPVCSLGRNYGGLLVVSLAYGFCAGAMTPLVFAVVPEIVGMERMLGALGLLQLIESTGGLLGAPLSGWLKDLTGSYTGSFVVAGGFLILGTMIMATLPRFWSCANFPPPSPKKKVKNECVEDKLLKQPLSSDSDQEKSQSIDDMSFSGTDLETNAHQNHSTEPVTEVGQTTHSADRTEGEVAC, from the exons ATGGCTAAGCACCAGGAGCAAACAGAGAAGCAGCAGCGGTCCCTGCAGGCGGAGGAAGCCCCGGACGGAGGCTGGGGCTGGGTAGTGGTGGGGGTCCTCTTCACATCCTCCGCCCTGGTCTTTGGCCTCATACGCAGCTTGGGGGTCTTCTTTGTGGAGTTTGTGCAGTACTTTGAGGAGAGCGCACAGGCTGTTTCCTGGATAACCTCCATTGGAGTGGCCATGCAGCAGTTGCTCA gccctGCAGGCACAGCTGCATGTAATGCATATGGAGCACGCCCTGTTGTGATGATGGGAGGCTTCCTGTCTGGACTGGGCCTCATTCTAGCTTCTCAGGCtgcaacactcacacacctgtatCTAACCATGGGAGTTATTTCAG GCACAGGCTGGGCTCTGGTGTTCACCCCTACCATAGCCTCTGTCATGCAGTATTTCACCTGCCGGCGCTCTCTGGCCATGGGCCTGGGCTTTACTGGTGTGGGCCTCTCATCTTTCGCCTTCTCCCCACTCTTCCAGTACCTGGTAGAGACCTACACCTGGCGAGGGGCCCTGCTCATCCTGGGGGGCCTCAGCCTCAATATAGTGGCCTGTGGTGCCCTCATTCGACCCCTCGGAGCCCCCAGAGGCATGGCTACG GCTGAATGCTCCAGCGGTCCCACTGGCTGTGTCTCTCTCATTTCCCGCGCCTGTGAGTACTTCGAGCTGTCGCTCCTCTCACGGCGAGGATTCCTCACCTACAGCTTAGCCGTCACCTGCTTCAACGCGGGCTACTTCATCCCCTACGTCCACCTGGTGGCCCACAGCCGGCTGGTCGGCTTCTCCGAGTACCAGGCCGCCTTTCTCATCTCTGCCACCGGCGTGACCGACATCGTGGGGCGCGTGGTGTCCGGCTGGGCCTCGGACCTGCGCCGCGTGCGCTTGCTCCACATGCTGGCGATCTGGTCGGGCTTGTTGGGGCTTTTCCTGCCGCTGCTGCCGGTCTGCTCTCTCGGGCGCAACTACGGTGGCCTGCTGGTGGTCAGCCTGGCGTACGGATTCTGCGCCGGGGCCATGACGCCCCTGGTGTTTGCGGTGGTGCCTGAGATCGTGGGAATGGAACGCATGCTGGGGGCGCTTGGCCTGCTGCAGCTGATCGAGAGCACGGGGGGGCTTCTGGGAGCGCCGCTGTCGG GCTGGTTGAAGGACCTCACAGGATCTTACACAGGCTCTTTTGTGGTAGCTGGTGGGTTCCTCATCTTGGGCACCATGATAATGGCGACACTTCCCCGTTTTTGGTCCTGCGCCAATTTCCCACCTCCGTCACCAAAGAAGAAGGTCAAAAATGAGTGTGTAGAAGACAAGTTACTCAAACAGCCTTTATCCTCAGACTCTGACCAGGAGAAATCCCAGTCCATAGATGACATGTCTTTCTCAGGAACAGATTTAGAAACAAATGCACATCAGAATCATTCAACAGAACCAGTAACGGAAGTGGGTCAGACAACACATTCTGCAGATAGGACAGAAGGTGAAGTTGCGTGCTGA